One genomic region from Gadus morhua chromosome 9, gadMor3.0, whole genome shotgun sequence encodes:
- the lctlb gene encoding lactase-like protein isoform X1 — MLPRCAAPVCHVLLLVLCLSAAEDFDWTKNDRSSSFYYGTFPTGFSWGAGSSAYQTEGAWDKDGKGLSIWDVFSHKKGRVLRNDTGDSSCEGYYKVKDDVSLMNELKLNHYRFSISWPRIIPTGIKSDHINEKGIQYYNELIDHLLENKITPIVTLYHWDLPQVLQEKYGGWQNVSIVNHFNDFASLCFEKFGNRVKYWITFNNPWSVAVEGYETGEHAPGLKMRGTGAYRTAHNIIKAHAKVWHTYDTQWRGRQKGLVGISLSGEWGEPVDINNQKDIEAAERYVQFYLGWFATPIFHGDYPQVMKDYIGRKSTQQGLGSSRLPSFSSQEKSYIKGTCDFLGIGHFTTRYITQKNYPASRGGASFFTDRDLAELVDPRWPDPGSEWLYSVPWGFRRLLNFVKAQYGNPMLYVTENGVSEKMQCTELCDDWRIKYYRDYINEMLKAIKDGVNVRGYTAWSLLDKFEWDEGYSERFGLYYVDFRSKNKPRYPKASVQYYKRIISSNGFPNQREVETWKRRATETCSSSNQLLAAEEQRSTAANILRLIHDPLTSHMEMVTEIVVPTVCTLCILLSAVFLMFLLRRRN, encoded by the exons ATGCTGCCCCGCTGTGCAGCCCCGGTGTGCCATGTGCTTCTGTTGGTGCTGTGTTTGTCTGCGGCTGAGGACTTCGACTGGACAAAGAACGACCGCAGCAGCTCCTTCTATTACGGCACTTTTCCAACTG GATTTTCGTGGGGCGCCGGCAGTTCGGCCTATCAAACAGAAGGAGCCTGGGACAAAGATGGAAAAGGGCTGAGCATCTGGGACGTGTTCTCCCATAAGAAAGGGAGAGTACTACGCAATGACACTGGAGACTCCTCTTGCGAAGGCTACTACAAAGTCAAG GATGACGTGTCCTTGATGAATGAGTTGAAACTGAACCACTATCGCTTTTCCATCTCCTGGCCAAGAATCATTCCCACTGGGATTAAAT CTGACCATATCAACGAAAAAGGAATACAATACTACAATGAACTAATTGACCATCTGTTGGAGAACAAGATCACTCCCATTGTCACTCTGTATCACTGGGACCTTCCACAG GTCTTACAGGAAAAATATGGTGGCTGGCAAAATGTTAGCATCGTCAATCATTTCAATGATTTTGCCAGCCTGTGCTTTGAGAAGTTTGGCAACCGGGTGAAGTACTGGATCACTTTCAACAACCCATGG TCTGTAGCTGTGGAGGGATATGAAACGGGTGAGCATGCACCTGGCCTCAAGATGCGTGGAACCGGTGCCTACCGGACGGCCCACAACATTATCAAG GCCCATGCTAAGGTTTGGCACACCTATGACACTCAATGGCGGGGGAGACAAAAAG GTCTGGtgggcatctctctctctggggaatGGGGAGAGCCTGTGGACATCAACAACCAGAAAGACATTGAAGCCGCTGAGCGATACGTGCAGTTCTACCTGGGCTGGTTTGCCACCCCTATTTTCCACGGGGACTACCCCCAAGTGATGAAAGACTATATCG GAAGGAAGAGCACCCAGCAAGGCCTGGGATCATCTCGTCTGCCCAGCTTCTCCTCCCAGGAGAAGAGCTACATTAAGGGTACTTGTGACTTCTTGGGCATCGGCCACTTCACCACCCGCTACATCACCCAGAAGAACTACCCAGCGAGCCGCGGCGGGGCCAGCTTCTTCACCGACCGGGACCTGGCAGAGCTGGTGGACCCCCGATGGCCAGACCCCGGCTCCGAGTGGCTCTACTCCGTGCCCTGGGGGTTCAGACGCCTTCTCAACTTTGTCAAG GCCCAGTACGGGAACCCGATGCTTTACGTGACGGAAAATGGAGTCTCTGAGAAGATGCAGTGCACAGAGCTCTGTGATGACTGGAGAATAAAATATTACAGAGACTATATCAATGAGATGCTCAAAG CCATTAAAGATGGAGTCAATGTGCGAGGCTACACCGCCTGGTCTCTGCTGGACAAGTTTGAGTGGGACGAGGGCTATTCCGAGAGGTTTGGCCTGTATTACGTGGACTTCAGGAGCAAGAACAAGCCCCGGTACCCCAAGGCTTCTGTTCAGTATTACAAGCGTATCATCAGTTCCAATGGCTTCCCCAATCAAAGAGAG GTGGAGACCTGGAAGCGGAGGGCCACTGAGACCTGTTCTTCTAGCAACCAGCTCCTAGCAGCAG AGGAACAGCGGAGCACTGCTGCCAATATTCTAAGACTTATCCATG ATCCCTTGACCAGCCACATGGAGATGGTGACGGAGATCGTTGTTCCGACCGTCTGCACTCTCTGCATCCTCCTCAGTGCCGTCTTCCTGATGTTCTTGCTGCGGAGAAGGAACTAG
- the lctlb gene encoding lactase-like protein isoform X3, producing MLPRCAAPVCHVLLLVLCLSAAEDFDWTKNDRSSSFYYGTFPTGFSWGAGSSAYQTEGAWDKDGKGLSIWDVFSHKKGRVLRNDTGDSSCEGYYKVKDDVSLMNELKLNHYRFSISWPRIIPTGIKSDHINEKGIQYYNELIDHLLENKITPIVTLYHWDLPQVLQEKYGGWQNVSIVNHFNDFASLCFEKFGNRVKYWITFNNPWSVAVEGYETGEHAPGLKMRGTGAYRTAHNIIKAHAKVWHTYDTQWRGRQKGLVGISLSGEWGEPVDINNQKDIEAAERYVQFYLGWFATPIFHGDYPQVMKDYIGRKSTQQGLGSSRLPSFSSQEKSYIKGTCDFLGIGHFTTRYITQKNYPASRGGASFFTDRDLAELVDPRWPDPGSEWLYSVPWGFRRLLNFVKAQYGNPMLYVTENGVSEKMQCTELCDDWRIKYYRDYINEMLKAIKDGVNVRGYTAWSLLDKFEWDEGYSERFGLYYVDFRSKNKPRYPKASVQYYKRIISSNGFPNQREVETWKRRATETCSSSNQLLAAARRKAKENAEMPKVWPVHDEV from the exons ATGCTGCCCCGCTGTGCAGCCCCGGTGTGCCATGTGCTTCTGTTGGTGCTGTGTTTGTCTGCGGCTGAGGACTTCGACTGGACAAAGAACGACCGCAGCAGCTCCTTCTATTACGGCACTTTTCCAACTG GATTTTCGTGGGGCGCCGGCAGTTCGGCCTATCAAACAGAAGGAGCCTGGGACAAAGATGGAAAAGGGCTGAGCATCTGGGACGTGTTCTCCCATAAGAAAGGGAGAGTACTACGCAATGACACTGGAGACTCCTCTTGCGAAGGCTACTACAAAGTCAAG GATGACGTGTCCTTGATGAATGAGTTGAAACTGAACCACTATCGCTTTTCCATCTCCTGGCCAAGAATCATTCCCACTGGGATTAAAT CTGACCATATCAACGAAAAAGGAATACAATACTACAATGAACTAATTGACCATCTGTTGGAGAACAAGATCACTCCCATTGTCACTCTGTATCACTGGGACCTTCCACAG GTCTTACAGGAAAAATATGGTGGCTGGCAAAATGTTAGCATCGTCAATCATTTCAATGATTTTGCCAGCCTGTGCTTTGAGAAGTTTGGCAACCGGGTGAAGTACTGGATCACTTTCAACAACCCATGG TCTGTAGCTGTGGAGGGATATGAAACGGGTGAGCATGCACCTGGCCTCAAGATGCGTGGAACCGGTGCCTACCGGACGGCCCACAACATTATCAAG GCCCATGCTAAGGTTTGGCACACCTATGACACTCAATGGCGGGGGAGACAAAAAG GTCTGGtgggcatctctctctctggggaatGGGGAGAGCCTGTGGACATCAACAACCAGAAAGACATTGAAGCCGCTGAGCGATACGTGCAGTTCTACCTGGGCTGGTTTGCCACCCCTATTTTCCACGGGGACTACCCCCAAGTGATGAAAGACTATATCG GAAGGAAGAGCACCCAGCAAGGCCTGGGATCATCTCGTCTGCCCAGCTTCTCCTCCCAGGAGAAGAGCTACATTAAGGGTACTTGTGACTTCTTGGGCATCGGCCACTTCACCACCCGCTACATCACCCAGAAGAACTACCCAGCGAGCCGCGGCGGGGCCAGCTTCTTCACCGACCGGGACCTGGCAGAGCTGGTGGACCCCCGATGGCCAGACCCCGGCTCCGAGTGGCTCTACTCCGTGCCCTGGGGGTTCAGACGCCTTCTCAACTTTGTCAAG GCCCAGTACGGGAACCCGATGCTTTACGTGACGGAAAATGGAGTCTCTGAGAAGATGCAGTGCACAGAGCTCTGTGATGACTGGAGAATAAAATATTACAGAGACTATATCAATGAGATGCTCAAAG CCATTAAAGATGGAGTCAATGTGCGAGGCTACACCGCCTGGTCTCTGCTGGACAAGTTTGAGTGGGACGAGGGCTATTCCGAGAGGTTTGGCCTGTATTACGTGGACTTCAGGAGCAAGAACAAGCCCCGGTACCCCAAGGCTTCTGTTCAGTATTACAAGCGTATCATCAGTTCCAATGGCTTCCCCAATCAAAGAGAG GTGGAGACCTGGAAGCGGAGGGCCACTGAGACCTGTTCTTCTAGCAACCAGCTCCTAGCAGCAG CTAGAAGAAAAGCCAAGGAAAATGCAGAAATGCCAAAGGTTTGGCCAGTGCATGATGAAGTTTAG
- the lctlb gene encoding lactase-like protein isoform X2 yields the protein MLPRCAAPVCHVLLLVLCLSAAEDFDWTKNDRSSSFYYGTFPTGFSWGAGSSAYQTEGAWDKDGKGLSIWDVFSHKKGRVLRNDTGDSSCEGYYKVKDDVSLMNELKLNHYRFSISWPRIIPTGIKSDHINEKGIQYYNELIDHLLENKITPIVTLYHWDLPQVLQEKYGGWQNVSIVNHFNDFASLCFEKFGNRVKYWITFNNPWSVAVEGYETGEHAPGLKMRGTGAYRTAHNIIKAHAKVWHTYDTQWRGRQKGLVGISLSGEWGEPVDINNQKDIEAAERYVQFYLGWFATPIFHGDYPQVMKDYIGRKSTQQGLGSSRLPSFSSQEKSYIKGTCDFLGIGHFTTRYITQKNYPASRGGASFFTDRDLAELVDPRWPDPGSEWLYSVPWGFRRLLNFVKAQYGNPMLYVTENGVSEKMQCTELCDDWRIKYYRDYINEMLKAIKDGVNVRGYTAWSLLDKFEWDEGYSERFGLYYVDFRSKNKPRYPKASVQYYKRIISSNGFPNQREVETWKRRATETCSSSNQLLAADPLTSHMEMVTEIVVPTVCTLCILLSAVFLMFLLRRRN from the exons ATGCTGCCCCGCTGTGCAGCCCCGGTGTGCCATGTGCTTCTGTTGGTGCTGTGTTTGTCTGCGGCTGAGGACTTCGACTGGACAAAGAACGACCGCAGCAGCTCCTTCTATTACGGCACTTTTCCAACTG GATTTTCGTGGGGCGCCGGCAGTTCGGCCTATCAAACAGAAGGAGCCTGGGACAAAGATGGAAAAGGGCTGAGCATCTGGGACGTGTTCTCCCATAAGAAAGGGAGAGTACTACGCAATGACACTGGAGACTCCTCTTGCGAAGGCTACTACAAAGTCAAG GATGACGTGTCCTTGATGAATGAGTTGAAACTGAACCACTATCGCTTTTCCATCTCCTGGCCAAGAATCATTCCCACTGGGATTAAAT CTGACCATATCAACGAAAAAGGAATACAATACTACAATGAACTAATTGACCATCTGTTGGAGAACAAGATCACTCCCATTGTCACTCTGTATCACTGGGACCTTCCACAG GTCTTACAGGAAAAATATGGTGGCTGGCAAAATGTTAGCATCGTCAATCATTTCAATGATTTTGCCAGCCTGTGCTTTGAGAAGTTTGGCAACCGGGTGAAGTACTGGATCACTTTCAACAACCCATGG TCTGTAGCTGTGGAGGGATATGAAACGGGTGAGCATGCACCTGGCCTCAAGATGCGTGGAACCGGTGCCTACCGGACGGCCCACAACATTATCAAG GCCCATGCTAAGGTTTGGCACACCTATGACACTCAATGGCGGGGGAGACAAAAAG GTCTGGtgggcatctctctctctggggaatGGGGAGAGCCTGTGGACATCAACAACCAGAAAGACATTGAAGCCGCTGAGCGATACGTGCAGTTCTACCTGGGCTGGTTTGCCACCCCTATTTTCCACGGGGACTACCCCCAAGTGATGAAAGACTATATCG GAAGGAAGAGCACCCAGCAAGGCCTGGGATCATCTCGTCTGCCCAGCTTCTCCTCCCAGGAGAAGAGCTACATTAAGGGTACTTGTGACTTCTTGGGCATCGGCCACTTCACCACCCGCTACATCACCCAGAAGAACTACCCAGCGAGCCGCGGCGGGGCCAGCTTCTTCACCGACCGGGACCTGGCAGAGCTGGTGGACCCCCGATGGCCAGACCCCGGCTCCGAGTGGCTCTACTCCGTGCCCTGGGGGTTCAGACGCCTTCTCAACTTTGTCAAG GCCCAGTACGGGAACCCGATGCTTTACGTGACGGAAAATGGAGTCTCTGAGAAGATGCAGTGCACAGAGCTCTGTGATGACTGGAGAATAAAATATTACAGAGACTATATCAATGAGATGCTCAAAG CCATTAAAGATGGAGTCAATGTGCGAGGCTACACCGCCTGGTCTCTGCTGGACAAGTTTGAGTGGGACGAGGGCTATTCCGAGAGGTTTGGCCTGTATTACGTGGACTTCAGGAGCAAGAACAAGCCCCGGTACCCCAAGGCTTCTGTTCAGTATTACAAGCGTATCATCAGTTCCAATGGCTTCCCCAATCAAAGAGAG GTGGAGACCTGGAAGCGGAGGGCCACTGAGACCTGTTCTTCTAGCAACCAGCTCCTAGCAGCAG ATCCCTTGACCAGCCACATGGAGATGGTGACGGAGATCGTTGTTCCGACCGTCTGCACTCTCTGCATCCTCCTCAGTGCCGTCTTCCTGATGTTCTTGCTGCGGAGAAGGAACTAG
- the snapc5 gene encoding snRNA-activating protein complex subunit 5 yields the protein MHSRLQELKKEEETLLKIKVMLQDQLNRLKFEEGALKSIINGKLDDGTASPISLEPEVQVNPDDASEINQTKLLLSAPMDYDEEEEDEDDEDDDDDDEEDGDEDNDLEFAPEEDYEE from the exons ATGCACAGTCGTCTACAGGAActgaagaaggaagaggagactCTGCTCAAGATCAAAGTCATGTTGCAGGACCAGCTAAATCGGCTAAAG TTTGAAGAAGGAGCCCTGAAATCGATCATTAATGGAAAGCTAGACGATGGAACTGCGTCCCCCATATCCCTGGAACCTGAG GTTCAGGTCAACCCTGATGATGCAAGCGAGATCAATCAAACCAAACTCCTCCTGAGTGCTCCTATGGAttacgatgaggaggaggaggatgaagacgatgaggatgatgatgacgacgatgaagaAGATGGTGATGAGGACAATGATCTAGAATTCGCCCCTGAGGAGGATTACGAAGAATAG